GTGTATTTATATACCCAacaaaaatggtaatgtaaTCAAAGTTTTTAGCTACCTAAACCGAGCAACACAAACACATTCAAACACACAAATCTGCAGTCTAGTCAtattcccacccaacatggtagTGTAATATAAGTTTTGAGCTACCTCAACAATGGAAGtgcgaaaaaaaaatcaacaaatttttCTAAAGCCCATGGTAATgcatcaataaattttattaaagctCATGGTAACGCATCTGCTCTTGTCGAAAAGAATAGAGTACGACATGTGTATAACACAAACAAATGTGCAACATCTTTTGCGTCCTCTTCAGTatctgatatggatttaattgcaagcgcacaaatcgcacaagtaataaagagatgaataattaaaaagaacaaagacaaatcaaacacaagtataaaATCAAGGATGAAAAGCACTAGGGtgcttaacgtcacctcacctatccaattcaattcccttggtcctttaatccctaattcctctctctataatgataATCGATTtttcaacctattcaatgttctattcctagacacatcaaacgtattttcaatataaatccacATTATTCCTagcaatcggattaatatatcaaaaacccattgagaaCTATGACAATCATTTAACGATtacataagtcacaaacctgtattcctatggttcatgcaccctaaaTCATCtgtggcttgaggcaaaccctagatatctccttctggtctcaatctaggcaacaaatcaattaaatgatggccaaacattcaaaagtattaatcacacccatagacaatcaagagagagagagagagagaaatcaagaaataaggaaaccaagtttatttaATCtttaaggtttggttacattaagaccctagtaagaaatctagccactcatggaagcaaaatacatcattaaacaaaggaaatcaaccatagaaactaggatataaaaaggagagagaaaacccccttgtagaccctcttcttctccaagctctaatggtggctccaagatctccaatggtggtagaatgtgtAAAAATGTGTGAGAGtccctctaaaaccctaaaaactacctatttatacttccctaaactcctatgtcgtttctcatacaagttggggtcgttttggttcGGACCCACTTGAATTCGGAGTTTTTTCGCGAAATTTGCTGTGTTGTGAATAGTAATCCGATCGATCAGGAATATTTCTGATCGATatgaaatacaatctgtctccatgagtttttgggtattttggcaggtccgatcgatcgagaatggctccgatcgatcggaaatcattTTGCACTattttcctaaattttttttcttggcacctacaatatgcaaataaggctctcttaggcaatatcaactcttaatcaactcaaaatgggatgaacttaggtgtaaaagatgcataaatatatgtatatatttggcacatcagtaTCCCCCACCAAAGCATTGTCAATTGGTTGCTTTATGTTGGGCGATCTCATCATATCAATTCCATTAAACCTTCGATTGACAAATTCACAATCATCGGGCTTCTTGCATCGGCCTATCTTCAATGGAATATCTCCAGACACTACTccaaatatcaaagaaaaatcATTCTCTGTAATGGTTACTCTCTTACCTCCAAGAATAAACGATCCACGCTTATCGTTGTAGGTGCCAATAATGTCTTGTACGATCAAATCGTGTTTCTTGGTATTTAATTCCTTATGCTCCTCCTTCTTCAACACTTTGTACAAGTTCCAAAAAGGTGTcatttgcaaaaaaaatttatgactACTCTTCAATCGAACGCTTCTTAATAAAGTCGCTATCCCCTGCAGATTAGACCGGTATTGTAATTTGGCCATACTGgaacaataaattttagtacTAACATTATGCAAAAATAATCGCGTATTATGCAAATGGGTAGTGTATTATACagtaaaataaatcattaaagCCAAAAAGTAAACCAATTACATTATACATATTGTACTACACCAATACCTTCTTCAAAATGCTAATGTATTATACACTAGGGGGAGGTTTTAACAAATTCAACCCACCCACCAATTGAAGTAAACATTCAACCCAATTGCATCATTAATTATCTTACTTTACAATAGTGTATTATACATTTTGCATCCACGAATTCAATCACTCACaaattgacagtgtatttatatacccaacaaaaatggtaatgtaaTCAAAGTTTTTAGCTACCTAAACCGAGCAACACAAACCCATTCAAACACACAAATCTGCAGTCTGGTTATATATCCACCCAACATGGTAGTGTAATCTAGGTTTTGAGCTACCTCAACAATGGAAGtgcgaaaaaaaaatcaacagatTTTACTAAAGCCCATGGTAACGcatcaacaaattttattaaagccCATGGTAACGCATCTGCTTTTGTTGAAAAGAACAGAGTAAGACATGTGTATAGCACAAACAAATGTGCAACATCTTTTGCGTCCTCTTCAGTATCCCCCACCAAAGCATTGTCAATTGCTTGCTTTATGTTGGGTGATCTCGTCATATCAATTTCATTAAACATTCgattcacaaattcacaatcatCAGGCTTCTTGCTTCGGCTTATCTTCAATGGAATATCTCTAGACACTACTccaaatatcaaagaaaaatcATTCTCTATAATGGTAACTCTCTTACCTCCAAGAATAAACGATCCACGCTTATCGTTGTAGGTGCCAATAATGTCTTGTACGATCAAATCGTGTTTCTTGGTATTTAATTCCTTATGCTCTTCCTTCTTCAACACTTTGTACAAGTTCCAAAAAGGTGTCATTTGCAAAAACTTTTTATGACTACTCTTCAATCGAACGCTTCTTAATAATGTCGCTATCCCTTGCAGATTAGACCGGTCTTATAATTTGGTCATATTGGAACAACAAATTTTAGTATTAACATTATGCAAAAACAATCGTGTATTATACAAACTGGTAGTGTATTATATagtaaaataaatcattaaagCCAAAAAGTAAACCAATTACATTATGCATATTGTACTATACCAATACATTCTTCAAAATGCTAATGTATTATACACTAAGGGGAGGTTTTAACAAATTCAACCCACCACCATTCAACCCAATTGCATCATTAATTACCTTACTTTACAGTAGTGTATTATACATTTTGCATCCACGAATTCAATCACTCACAAATCGACAGTGTATTTATATACCCAacaaaaatggtaatgtaatcaaagtttttctttgttctttatcCTTCTCAACCCGGAGCAATTTAAGAGCATTCGTTTTAGACTTCAATTCTTTCTCCAATTCTTGTATTCTTTGGGATGCTTCAATTGATTGTTGTCCTCCAggattttttttcaacattatTATCACTGCCATCGTCAGTTTCAGATGATGGATCACTGTGAACTGAACTAATGCTTGGTGTGTCCGCATCAGAACCTTCTTCCAATGTCACACTATCATTCCGCagagcttctctctctttttcatccACGGACAATTCACCTTCAATCACCTATTAACGGATGCATATAAAATATGTGTTAAATACATTCTAAGTTGGTATTGTATTTAAGAcatatgaacaaaataaaaataaatacattataattttgtaatgtatttaattaatgttaaccaaaacaatataaatacattataatttaataaagtATTTAAGTACTGTgaacaaaaacaatataaatGCATTATAATTTGGTAGATTATTTAAGTATAGTGAAACAAAACAATATAGATACATTCTAATTTGGTAGAATATTTAAGTTATGTGAACTAACATTACAAATACATTATAATTAAGTAAAGTATTTAAGTATTTTGaactaaaaaacataaaaatacacTATACAATAGGCAAAGTAATTATAAATGTAGTTTTAATTAAATGTAGATAAATTTACTTAATTAACTAACCTTCCCCCCACCAAAGTGCGTATATACTGTTTTTTGAAGTCCTTTCGCCATCCACTTACGTCCCACTTTTCAAATCTTGGGAACACGCCAGACTTTATAGGGGTGAAAATAGTTGTGTGTTCACAAAACCAATACTGCATGTAAATACACATAAACTGTCACTGTAAATACACATCAAGTACTAATCGCACAAAGTAGTTATTACTTACCGAAATCAAAGTTGCACAACCTGTAactttgtttgtttccttttggtACTTcttaattgattgcaaaatGTTCTTTAAGATTGCCTGCGACCAATTCCATTTCTTCATGTcctcaaccacatcaacaaatttTACTAAAGCCCATGGTAACGCATCTGCACTTGTTGAAAAGAACAAAGTAAGACATGTGTATAGCACAAACAAACGTGCAACATCTTTTGCGTCCTCGTCAGTATCCCCCACCAAATCATTGTCAATTGCTTGCTTTATGTTGGGCGATCTCATCATATCAATTCCATTAAACCTTCGATTCACAAAGTCACAATCATCAGGCTTCTTGTTTCGGCCTATCTTCAATGGAATATCTCTAGACACTACTCcaaatatcaaagaaacatCATTCTCTGTAATAGTAACTCTCTTATCTCCAAGAATAAATGATCCACGCTTATCGTTGTAGGCGCCAATAATGTCTTGTACGATCAAATCATGTTTCTTGGTATTTAATTCCTTATGCTCCTCATTCTTCAACACTTTGTATAAGCTCCAAAAAGGTGTCATTTGCTAAAACTTTTTATGACTACTCTTCAATCGAACGCTTCTTAATAATGTCGCTATCCCTTGCAGATTAGACCAGTATTGTAATTTGGCCATACTAGAACAACAAATTTTAGTATTAACATTATGCAAAAACAATCATGTATTATACAAACTGGTAGTGTATTATACagtaaaataaatcattaaagCCAAAAAGTAAACCAATTACCTTATGCTTATTGTACTGTACCAATACATTCTTCAAAACACTAATGTATTATACACTAGGGGGAGGTTTTAACAAATTCAACCCACCCACCAATTGAAGTAAACCATTCAACCCAATTGTATCATTAATGACCTTACTTTACAGTAGTGTATTATATATTTTGCATCCATGAATTCAATCACTCACAAATCGACAGTGTATTTATATACCTATTAAAAATGGTAATGTAATCAAAATTTAGCTACCTAAACCGAGCAACACAAACACATTCAAACACACAAATCTGTAGTCTAGTTATATACCCACCAACATGGTAGTGTAATCTAAGTTTTGAGCTACCTCAACAATGGaagtgtgaaaaaaaaaatcaagcactCACAAATCAGTAGTGTATTTATATACCCATAATAAATGGTTGTGTAATCAAAGTTTTTATCTACCTACACAGCGGAACAAAGCAAAACAAATCCATTAAAACGCTTAAATCGACAGTGTATTTATATACCCACACAAAATGGTTGTGTAATCAAAGATTTTAGTTACCTACACAATGGAACTGAGCAAAACAAACCCATTAAACCTCTCAAATAGACAGTGTATTTATATACCCACACAATGGtagtgtaataaaaaaaaatcaatttttagcttaacaaATACAACTATAGATTCACTTTTAACAGTTAGTTGGCTGAATTCAGTCCATGATTATAACTAAAGACCGAGACTGCTTTCCCTATAATTTTCTCACCAACCAAATAGTGAACAAAAAAAGCCCTAAAAGTAATCGCCCATAACTGTACTCACCTCGCCCTCACTTGGAAGCTAACTCCGGAGCTGAAGACGGGGACAAAGAAAATCCGGATAGCGATGAAAATGGTGGCACCACACAATGGTAgtgtaattaaatttattttctacctaCTCAATGAGATCGAGTAAAAAAGATCATTAAACGTCAAATAAATTGTTTAGAAACAAATTATTCACTCAAAGTTCATACCTTTAACTTCGATGTGGGTTTGCTTGTCGATATTAACCGAACTACAGCAAGACCAGGCCAGAGAACGGTTGTCACGGAGATGCCGACAACGGTGAGCACAAACGATTATCACCGGAGATGAAAAAAACTCACCGGAGGTCTAAACAGGGGAGGAGTGATGGACGACATATTGGGATAATTTTGGAAGTTTCTCTCCACTTGCGATTACCGAGGTTTTGAAGGTTTTTGTATTGGAAATAACAAAGCCagcttaaaataatattttcccttttgagattttgaattttaaaattgcacagtCATGATCCTAATCACCATGCCAAGTCATTATGTATCTTATGTATCCAAACTTATGTATGAGTATTATAACCGTTTATTTGATGACCAACTTATCTTTTGTAGATTATAAACATTTATTTAAACAGGAGTTGTGGAGTTATGAAACAACTTTTCATGGGGTGCCAGGGATTTCAATGTTAAAATAGCAAACTCGATTCCTGAAGGCTTTTGAAGGACTATTAGGCTCTAATGAGGTCAGTTTACAAGACTAGACATCATTAAGACTTCTATACTTTCTCATTGGAGATTCAGAATAGATATCAATAAGGCTTCTATATTTCCTCACCAGAGATTCAAAGCTAGCATCATCAGACTAACCCctttcaaaacccaaactaTCATCATAATCTTCTGGGATTGGCTCAATTACCTCCCCTGCACAACTGTCCTCATTAGAAGCAACAGAATTATGGCCTTCATGATCTCCAGCAGAACAGTCATATGCCTTTCCCACTTTAGTTTGCGAAGTATCAGATTCAACATTAGTGGGATGTGTAATAATATTCTCAGTCCAATCCCAAATTGCCTTCTCATCAACTTCTACATCACGAGCAATAACTAGCTTATTTGTTTCCAGATTATATACTCTGAATTCTTTAGAATGATTATTGTAACCTAGAAAAATACCAATCTCACACTTTTTATCAAGTTTGCTTCTTTTAACATCAGGAATGTGAATATAAGAAACACTTCCAAACACTTTAAGATACTTGGCTAAAGGTTTAGTACCTGACCAAATTTCCAAAGGAGTCCTGCCCTGCATTGCACTGGTAAGACATCTATTTAGCAGATAGACAGAGGTATTGGCTACTTCTGCCCACAGCCACTTGGGAAGTCTTTTTCCTGCCAATAGTGTTTTGGCCATCTCCATGATAGTCCTATTTTTGCGTTCTGAATCACCATTATGATCAGAAGCATATCCCACAGTCAATTGATGATGAATGCCACTGCTTGTACAAAACTCATTAAACTCTCTAACGGTGTATTCACCACCTCTATCACTTCGAATCATCTTGAGTATTTTGCCTGATTGAATTTCAACAAAAACTTTGAACTTCTTGAATATATTGAAAATCTCAtacttttcttttaaaaaataaacctaAGTCATCCTGGAGAAATCATAAACAAAGAGTAGAACATATTTGTTACCTTCTGAAGTAGGAGTGTGCATGGGGCCACACACATTAGTGTGGACAAGTTCGAGACAGTCTTTGGCTCTCCAAATTGAATTATCATGACAAAGTTTACGCTTCTGTTTGCCTTCCATGCAACTGCTACAGATAAGAGGTTTGACATCAAATCGAGGTAGGTCAGTAACCAGCTTAGGATCTtgaattttcttcaaattttgagCACTTAGATGGCTGAGCCTTTGATGCCATAGATGATATTCTTCTGTAGTCAATTTCAAAGCCAGTTTCTGAATGATTCTGAGACACTAATGGAAGATCAAAGTCCAGTTGAAAGCTTCTTTTCCTCTGCATCTTGACTAAAACCACcaattttttgttcttacttCCATCTAGAATTTTGCAAGTATCACCTTCAAAAATTAGGATGAACCTTTTTCCATCAATTGTCCGACACTAAGTAGATTAGAATCCAATTTAGGAACATACATCACATCTCAAATTAAAGGACTTCCTTTTATGGCATTGACAAATACAATACATTTACCTTCAACTTTGACTGATTCCTTATTTCCCAAAACACCTTGAGTAGTGAATGAATGATCCAACTCATTAAATAGGGATATATTGACTGTCATATGATTACTTGCACCAGAGTCGAGAAACCAAGCAGAATTCTTGGTTTGAACATTTTTAAAACATGCCAGAAATAAgaattcttcatcatcaatctCCTGAGCCAGATTAGCCTATTGTTTATCTTTGTCTTTACTTCTacattctttccatagatgtccAAATTTACCACAGCCTCTACACTGAGGCTTTCCTTTGTTCCAACAATGCTCCTCCATATGGCCTTCTTTCTTACATAAGGTGCACTGGGGATTTGCCTTGACCCAACATGACTCCTTTGAATGTCCTTCCCTCTTGCAAAAGGAGCATTGAGGTCTGGTTGCTGACTGTTTGCTCCACCTACTAGAGGAGACATTGTTGCCCTGACTTTTCTGGCTTTCTTAAGTCATCCTCATTTGATAAGCACTTTCCATAGCATCAACGTGGAGGCCCTCTATCTTTACCCAAGTCTCATGAGCCTCTAATGAGCCAATTAAGTCACTGACAGTCATATTCTCAAGATCTTTTGTTTCTTCCACTATGGTCACTATGTTGTTATATTTTGGAGTTAAATCGATAAGAATCTTCTCTATCACCCTCCTGTTAGGCATTTCCTCACCACAAATTCGTAGATGATTCACAACATCCATAACTCTAGTATAATAGTCTTTTATAAGCTCACCTTCCTTCATCAATAAATTCATCAACTCTCTACAAAGATTATGGAGTTTGACAACCCGTACCTTGGAGTTTCCTTGATACTCGGTGCTAAGAATATCCCAAGCCTGTTTTGCATAGTTAGCATTAGATATACGTGGAAAAATTACTTCAGCCACAGTGGTTTGAATAACGAAAAGAGTTGTATTGTTCTTTTCTATGTCCTTCATCACAACATTCTCCTTTTCAGTCTCCTTTTTTTTATCCTCATCAACAACACCCTTGTCATACCCCTTTTTCACAGAGGTTCTGCTGGATTCAGTTTTACAGCCATACATATAGGATACCCAAACTTGATGAACTCCCATAGCCCTTTCAATTTAAAATAAGCACGAAGAATGGTAGACGAGTAGTCATACTTCTCACTTGCAAAGATGGGCAGACTGATGGTTGTTGGATTTTCTGGATTCGTTTGAGAAACTGAGATGAAAACGAAGATGAAAGTTGCAGAAGTTCAGCACCAGACGAtctttgctccgataccatgtaagaTTATCAACACACTCAACATTCCATCACAATAAGATAGATCAACGACCAAGGAATAATGAGATTTCAGAGAGAATCACAACAACAATACTTCCTATACTTACTTACACTAAGAGACCATTACAGACCTAAAAGGCCAAGCAAAAGAAACGACATAGTTTTGACAAGAACTAAAACGACATATTTGAATGAAAGACagataaaaaggagaaaaaacatCAGCTTCAACACTTGTTGTCATCACTTTTTCCCTTTATTTGCCTTTTTTAGCACAAGGAGCTTTTATCCTGAAACTTAAATCAAGGTCGAACAAATTTCACAcagtaaattaaataaataaaaagggatACATATCCATTTCTAATAATTACTCACATGATTTGACATCGATTACCATATAGCACCAGCAACTTCACCCGCCTATGTTATTTCAATACATAGGTAGTACAATTAAATGATAAACAAAACTATGACAAACATCTATTAGATGACTGAAGGATTGATGTCGATAATGATATACAACGTGAACAATGGTAGCCCGTAATGCTTGGAAGGTAGCCCTCGACGAACGACTGTATGAAAATCGTGGgctttgaaacttgaaaaaggaAGGGAACACTTCAAAAACCTAATGTTGTTTACTCCAGGGTttgttttcccaaaaaaaatgatgtgtttttatttttttagtaaaaATACATACTTGCAACATAATGCTGACTCGGCAAAAAATGGCACATGACACTCTGGTAGACATGGGGCATATTCCGATGATTGACATGCCGTGAGAAAAATTTCACCGCTTAGTGACTAAGTTGAGAAATTTGAAATGAGGCGACCTAGTTGAAACAAGGCGACCTAGTTGAAACGAGgcatatctttcagtgaccaaaatgaGTATTTACTCATAGTTATActattatatgtttttctttcctatcttaaatttattaattatctttattgatCTATTTGGTATTTAGTATTTTGTATAAAAgtcac
The window above is part of the Tripterygium wilfordii isolate XIE 37 chromosome 3, ASM1340144v1, whole genome shotgun sequence genome. Proteins encoded here:
- the LOC119995508 gene encoding uncharacterized protein LOC119995508 gives rise to the protein MHLVSSFVEIDGRTANFQYGAQGRRKKKKKGGRIMMEGILAGEVAGAICSCQNYVVSFAWPFRSVMCVDNLTWYRSKDRLVLNFCNFHLRFHLSFSNESRKSNNHQSAHLCNRTSVKKGYDKGVVDEDKKKETEKENVVMKDIEKNNTTLFVIQTTVAEVIFPRISNANYAKQAWDILSTEYQGNSKVRVVKLHNLCRELMNLLMKEGELIKDYYTRVMDVVNHLRICGEEMPNRRVIEKILIDLTPKYNNIVTIVEETKDLENMTVSDLIGSLEAHETWVKIEGLHVDAMESAYQMRMT